The Pedobacter ginsengisoli region ACAAACTCATGAATTGCGGTATTCTCTTTGTCTGCACTATTTGAAAAACCTTGCAGAAGGGCAGACCTCGATAAGATCATCTGCCCATTCATAAAACCGTTACCTACCATACCCATAACCCTTCTTTCTCCACCTTCATATTGAAATTCAGTATTAAAGGTGTCAGGATATAAAATCACACTGCTCAGATTATTGTACCTCCAATTCTCAAAGCCAAAGACGGGAATAATTGCGCTCGACGCAATCAGAAGCTTATCTAAAACGGTAATTTCAGTGCCAACACCTTCAATTCGGATATAGCTTAAAAACTCAGAAATCTTCTGTTCAAATCTAGGTTTATCATCAACTTCCAGTTGCTGGTAATAGCTCACGGTTTTAAATAGCAACTGCTTATCCCCTTCGCTTAAGCTTACATAATTATGGCGGCTATCTTTTCTAAGAACAAAATAAACTACCAGAAGTAATATTGGGATAAGAATAAATAAACCGTCCATTTATTATGCTTCCAGAATTTCAAGTTGAGTAATCACCTGATCCTGAGTAACCGGATAAGGAACATCATTAACAATACTCTGGTAAACAGCCTCAAATAATGGCAGGTAGCTTCCTCTTAAAGAAGGTACGGCATATACTGTTTTATTGCCTTGTTCATCAATTAATGTCAATTTTCCCTCTTTTCCTGCAGGTTCAATTCCATAGGCACTATCAGAAAGCTTCATCCCTTTTAATAGTTGCTCTTCCTGTATATCAGTTCTTTCTTTATGTAAAGAACCTTTTTCACCATGTAAAACAAAGGCGGGTAGCGCATCTACCAATAGTAAATTAGAATGCACAAAAACATTAACACTATTTGGGTAACCTAAATGGATAGAAAAGTAGTCATCAACTTTAGTATCCTTACGGTTTTTACCTAGAATTTTGTGGAATGTTTCAGGTTTTCCGAAAATACTAATTGCCTGGTCTAATAAATGAGGTCCCAGATCATACATTAATCCACTTGCAGCAATTGGCTCCTCCTTAAAAGTTTTAGGTCCAATAGCTAATCTATACCTGTCGTATCTAAAGTGAACTTCGTTCAGCTTTCCAAGCTTGCCGCTTTCTATAACTTCACGTACAGCAGTATAATCGCTATCCCATCTTCTGTTTTGGTAAAAGAATATTTTTTTACCAACGCGATCAGCTAAGTCAAAAAGTTCTTTTGCTTCAGCTGATGTTGCTGTAAATGGTTTTTCAACCAGAATATGCTTACCTGCGCTTAGTGATTTGGTGGCATAATCAAAATGAGTATAGTTAGGTGTATTTATAATGATAAGTTCAATAGCCTCATCCGCTATTAAATCGTCTATAGTATTATAACTTATTATACTTGGGTAATCATTTGCGGCTTGTTTTTTATTACGTTCAGTTACAGCATGTAATTTAAAACCTGGGTGTCCATTAACAAAAGGCGCATGAAATACCTTGCCAGACATTCCGTAGGCCATTATGCCCGTTATAATTTTTCTTTCCATTTTAATATAAATTTCCTTTTAATTCTTTTAAACTACTATAACCTCTGTTATATTGGCTAAAATAAGAAATCACTTTACTAAACGCTTAATATTATTGTAATAAAGCTTCATGTCTAATTGTATCTTTGTAATATGAAACCTGCAGAAATACATGCAAAATGGAAAATTTTGCAACAAAAAATAGCACAGGAATTTGATTCTGATGTACCTGATCTAAAAGTTATACTGTTTTTGATTGGTGTTCAGGAGTTAGGAAAAGGTCCAGGAAAATATAGTAAACGTCAAAAAGAGGAGCTAATGCATATTGCTACCTGTCGTTTATTAAGTGAAATGGGATTCTACGAGTTAGAAGGATTGGACCAGGACGGATGGCCTCATTGGAAACTTGTAAAGCCGGTTCCTTCGTTTGCAATGATGGAGCAGGAGTTACTTCTTAAATCCCTTGCTATACATTATTTTGAAGATATCTACCAATAGGAAAAATATCATAAAAAGTAAAAAACCCGAAGTACATAGTACGACGGGTTTTTATTTTATAGGTAGATGTAAATGTTCTTATTTGCCTTGTTGTTGAGCTTCTTTTTTCAGTTGATCGTTAGCAACGATAACAACCTCAACTCTACGGTTAGCCGCTCTTCCTTCTTCAGTCGCATTGTCAGCAATTGGTTCAGAAAAACCTTTACCTAAAGTAATCAAACGTGACGATGGAACACCTTGAGAAACTGCATACGCCTTAACAGCTGCTGCTCTTCTTTCAGATAATGCCATGTTATAGGTTTCAGTACCTTTGTTGTCAGTATGACCAATAACTTTAATGTCAGTTCCAGGATATTGATTTATTGACCCAGCTAGTGATTTAATATTTGTTTTAGCCTGAGCAGTTAAATCTGATTTGTCAAAACCAAAAAGAATACCACTATCAAACTTAACGATAATACCTTCACCCTCACGGATAACTTCAGCATTTGGGATAGCATTTTGTATTTCAGCAGCTTGTTTATCCATCCTTTTACCAATAAATCCACCGGCTGTACCACCAACTGCAGCACCAATAATAGCACCTACAGCTGTATTACCAGCTTTTTTACCGATAATAGCACCAATCACACCACCCGCTGCAGCTCCAATACCAGCTCCTTTTTGTGTTTTTGTTAAACTATCGCAACCTTGAAATGCCATTGCACCAAGAGAAAGAGCGATACTAAATGTTGCTATTTTAAATTTTGAAGTAATCATAATATAATTGTTTGTTTTACTCTCTCCCTAACTCAAACCTAATGCCAGTTTTGTTGTTTCTTATTTTTATTGTCTTTCACCGTTAATTTTTGCAAACATAAATGTTACAAAAGGACAACTCCGTATTTTAATTTATATCAGAGCGACCAAAATTCAGTACAATCAATCATTATTCTGAAAAATATTCTTCTAATTCTTTCAACGTATTTTCATCTGTAAGGAAATCTTTAATCACCAGGCCTTTTTCCAGAAGAATAATTCTGTCGCATACATCTGTAACATGGTTTAAGTCATGACTCGAAATTAGAGTCGTCATTTTATGCTCCTGCTTCAAATTTTTAATTAATGATTTTAGTCGAATTTGCGTAGTTGGATCTAAATTGGCAAAAGGTTCATCCAATATTAGCAGCTCCGGGTTCTGCATCAGCGCCGCAGCAATGCCAATTTTATTTTGGTTGCCCTTCGAAAAATCGCGGATGTACTTACCCTTATTTAAGATCTCATCATTAAAAAACTCAGTATATTGGTTTAAGTAATCCATTACATGAGCAGGGCTAAAATTATGGAGGCCTCCAATAAAAATAAAATACTCTTCAGAAGTTAAATAATCTATCAAGAAACCCTCATCCAGATAAGAAGCAGTATAGTCTTTCCATTTGTCGTGCCTGGCAACATTCTCACCTTTAGAGAGAATTTGACCTGTATTTGGACGAATCAGATCCAGCAACATTCTGAAAAGTGTTGTTTTCCCGGCTCCGTTATTTCCTACCAGGCCAATAGTTTCACCAGCATTGATCTGTAATTCTTCAATATCTACTACGGTTTTACTTCCGTAGACCTTTTTTAGTTTTGAAATTTCTAGCATCGTTATTATTCTCTAAAGCCTTCAGCAATATTATATTTTCTCTTATTAAATTGATTCACCAAAAAGTTAACCCAAAACTCGCGGGTTAGCAGCGCAATAGCACCCACAGCCCCTAAAGCTGCAAGTCCCCAATAAGGGTGGCCTACAAGAAAGAAGGGTAAGAATATTACATAAGGCAACAGGAAATATGGCAACCCCAAAACCCACTGGCTTGCACCCACCCCCTGAAAATTAAAGGTGGCAGCTTTGGTTAAGTCTATAGCTCTATAGTTCCGGGTTGCAAAATAGAGTACTATTATTGTTCCAATACCAATATTGTACAAATAAGCGGCAAACTGAACCGCTAAAATCTTCCAGCTGATAAATCCGTAAAGACTTATGATTAATGTGGTTAAGGTAGACATAGTAGTGAACAGCAGGAACTTAGCTTTAATGAATTTTTTAAAATCTATTTTGTTAACCAATAACCCATCAAAATGAGAAGCCTGCCATCCAAACATAAACTGGCCATAAATACTAATCACACTGCCAGTCATAAAAACGGCGGCAAAAAGCATTGCAGCAAAATTATCGCGCTGCAAAAAATCTTTTTTATAGAAAAGGAAGCCGTAAAAAACAAAGATCACACACATTATAAGGCTAGATCGGGTTCTTTTATGTCTAAGTATTAATTTAAGTTCCAAGGCAACCAAAGTACCAACTTCTCCAAAACGGCCAAGTATTGGATAATCAGTACTCGTTTTTTTCTCCTCATTTTTACTTAATTCTTCTGTATATAAGTTGTTGCGAAGGTATCTGGAGTTGATAAGAAATATTGCCAAAGCAAGTGTACAAAAACCCAGGGCCGATACGGGATGCAAAGAAACTACATTGAATATGCTGTTTGATATTGCCGTAATAGAAAATACCTTAAAATATTCCAATAAGCCTAGTGTTAAAATTGAGGCAAGCATTATTGGGATAACT contains the following coding sequences:
- a CDS encoding DUF5687 family protein, which produces MLITFLNHQWKAFWRSKNKGGSIAAQIFIGFILLYLLAVAVIAGLGLEILIEKSFPGKDIFVIFNGFILYYFAIDMMMRLQLQDLPTLSIIPYLHLKISKQTIVNFLNARALFSAFNILPLFLFIPFCVTAIADAHGSFVALMYIVSIISLALFNNYAALYIKRMSISNLKVIPIMLASILTLGLLEYFKVFSITAISNSIFNVVSLHPVSALGFCTLALAIFLINSRYLRNNLYTEELSKNEEKKTSTDYPILGRFGEVGTLVALELKLILRHKRTRSSLIMCVIFVFYGFLFYKKDFLQRDNFAAMLFAAVFMTGSVISIYGQFMFGWQASHFDGLLVNKIDFKKFIKAKFLLFTTMSTLTTLIISLYGFISWKILAVQFAAYLYNIGIGTIIVLYFATRNYRAIDLTKAATFNFQGVGASQWVLGLPYFLLPYVIFLPFFLVGHPYWGLAALGAVGAIALLTREFWVNFLVNQFNKRKYNIAEGFRE
- a CDS encoding ABC transporter ATP-binding protein translates to MLEISKLKKVYGSKTVVDIEELQINAGETIGLVGNNGAGKTTLFRMLLDLIRPNTGQILSKGENVARHDKWKDYTASYLDEGFLIDYLTSEEYFIFIGGLHNFSPAHVMDYLNQYTEFFNDEILNKGKYIRDFSKGNQNKIGIAAALMQNPELLILDEPFANLDPTTQIRLKSLIKNLKQEHKMTTLISSHDLNHVTDVCDRIILLEKGLVIKDFLTDENTLKELEEYFSE
- a CDS encoding OmpA family protein, whose amino-acid sequence is MITSKFKIATFSIALSLGAMAFQGCDSLTKTQKGAGIGAAAGGVIGAIIGKKAGNTAVGAIIGAAVGGTAGGFIGKRMDKQAAEIQNAIPNAEVIREGEGIIVKFDSGILFGFDKSDLTAQAKTNIKSLAGSINQYPGTDIKVIGHTDNKGTETYNMALSERRAAAVKAYAVSQGVPSSRLITLGKGFSEPIADNATEEGRAANRRVEVVIVANDQLKKEAQQQGK
- a CDS encoding zinc-dependent peptidase → MDGLFILIPILLLVVYFVLRKDSRHNYVSLSEGDKQLLFKTVSYYQQLEVDDKPRFEQKISEFLSYIRIEGVGTEITVLDKLLIASSAIIPVFGFENWRYNNLSSVILYPDTFNTEFQYEGGERRVMGMVGNGFMNGQMILSRSALLQGFSNSADKENTAIHEFVHLLDKSDGATDGVPENLMRHEYTLPWVKMIHEEIQRIEKGKSDISPYAITNEAEFFAVVSEYFFEKPEQFNAKHPELYEILSKIFLQDPAKKTL
- a CDS encoding Gfo/Idh/MocA family oxidoreductase → MERKIITGIMAYGMSGKVFHAPFVNGHPGFKLHAVTERNKKQAANDYPSIISYNTIDDLIADEAIELIIINTPNYTHFDYATKSLSAGKHILVEKPFTATSAEAKELFDLADRVGKKIFFYQNRRWDSDYTAVREVIESGKLGKLNEVHFRYDRYRLAIGPKTFKEEPIAASGLMYDLGPHLLDQAISIFGKPETFHKILGKNRKDTKVDDYFSIHLGYPNSVNVFVHSNLLLVDALPAFVLHGEKGSLHKERTDIQEEQLLKGMKLSDSAYGIEPAGKEGKLTLIDEQGNKTVYAVPSLRGSYLPLFEAVYQSIVNDVPYPVTQDQVITQLEILEA